One Archangium violaceum genomic window, GTTGAGGGCCGTGCTGCGGCGGGCCCAGCCCGCCGCCGTGGCCGAGAAGCTGGAGTCCAGCGGAGTCTCCATCGACGTGTCCGCCCGGGAGGTGCGCGTGGGTGGCAAGCCGGTGGAGCTCACCGGGCTCGAGTTCGATCTGCTGGTGGCACTGGTTCGGCGAGCCGGGCGAGTCATTCCCCGCGACGCGCTGCTCGGTGAGGCGGGCCGCGGAGACACCGTCGTGGGCGAGCGCACCGTGGACGTGCACATCTCCCATCTGCGACAGAAGCTGGGCGACGAGGGCTCGCGCCTCATCAAGACGGTGCGAGGGGTGGGCTACCTCTTCTCCAAAGAGGGCCCATGAGACGCAAGGAATGGGAGCAGCGCCACCGCCACCGCCAGGAGCGGTATCACGGCGGGCACCACCCGCGCTGGCGCATGAGCCGGCTGGGGTGGTTCATCCGCGCGAGACTGCACCGCAGGCTCTTCCTCTGGTTCGGCGTGTCCATCTTCATCACCGGCCTGGTGGTCGGCACGGTGATGAGCCTGGTGGGCGGGCCCGGCTGGCGCCAGGAGGTGGAGCGCGTGCGCACCTTCGTCGGCAACCGCCTCGCCGAGGCGTGGGATGATCCCGCGCGAAGGGACGCCATCGTCCATTCGGTGGCCAGGGACCTGGACGTCGACGTGGAGCTGAGGGACGCCTCCGGTGCGCTGCTGGTGCGCACGGGCCCCCCCTGCCACGCGCACGCCGCGTTCTCCGCGCAGGTGGAGCGCGAGGGCGTGAGGCTCGGCACCGTGCGGGCCTGTCATGGACACACCCGGGCCCGGCAGCCCTGGCGTGGGCCGATGGTGCTGGTGCTGGCCGGGGCCTCGCTGTGGATGGCCTCGGGGTGGCTCGCCCGGCGGCTGTCCCGCCCCCTGGAGACGCTGGCGCGAGCCGCGCAGGAGCTCGGCAAGGGCAAGTTGGACACGCGCGTGCAGATGGGCCGTCACGCCACCGGGGAGATGTCCGTGCTGGCCGATGCCTTCAACGAAATGGCCGCGCGCATCGAGCGGCAGATGGCGGATCAGCGCGAGCTGCTGGCCGCGGTGTCACACGAGCTGCGCACGCCGCTGGCGCACCTGCGCGTCCTCGTGGAGCTGATGCGCGATGCCGGGGGCTCGGATCACACGGCGGACCAGATGGAGCGCGAGGTGGTGGAGCTGGACGCGCTGGTGGGCGAGCTGCTGGCGAGCTCACGACTGGACTTCGGGCAACTGACGCCTCGCGAGCTGGACGGGAAGGACCTGGGTGCGCGCGCGCTGGAGCGGACGGGGCTGCCGGCGGAGGCACTCGCGGTGGAGGTGAGTGATACGAAGCTGGTGGGAGATGCCACGCTGCTGGGACGCGCGCTGGCCAACCTGCTGGACAACGCGCGCAAGCACGGCCAGGGAGTGGAGTCCCTGAGCCTCCTCGAGCGCGACGGGCAACTCGCCTTCTGCGTGGACGACCGGGGCCCGGGGCTGTCGCCGGGAGAGGAGACTCGCATCTTCGAGCCCTTCTACCGGAAGGACCGGGGTGGCGAGGCCCGCGAGGCGGGCTCCCTCGGGCTGGGGCTCGCGCTGGTGCAGCGGATTGCCCGGGCCCACGGCGGAGAGACCTTCGCGGAGAACCGTCCCGGAGGAGGCGCCCGGGTGGGCTTCACCCTGCGGCGCGAGGGTCCCTCCCCGAACGAGGCCCCCCCCGCGTCCGCCCGTTCCCCCACGTGAAGAAACGAGCGCCACGCGCCTGGGAGCTCTACTTCACGTCCGAGGCAATGGCCTTCGCGTCCCCGGCGGAGAACTCGAAGGAAGCGGAGACGGTCTCTCCCTCCTTCACGGTGACCTCGGCCGTGCGGATGCCCAGCGTCTCGTGCCAGGCCTCGAGGGTGTAGGTGCCGGCGGGCAGGTGCTCGATGGTGAAGGAGCCATCCGCGCCGGAGGTGGCGAAGTATGGGTTCGGGTTCACCACCACCCAGGCGGACATCCACGGGTGGATGTCGCACTTGAGGCGGATCACCTCGGCATCGGCGGGCAGCGGGCGCTGCACGGCCTTGCCATTCGGAGGCTGGGCCACGTTGAAGATGGACTTCGTCCCGGCGAGCGCGCGCGCGTTGTGCAACGTGCCATCGCTGTTCTTGATGAGGATGGGCTGGCCGACGGCGACCCCCTGCACCCGCGGGGTGTAGGTGCACTTCTGCTGGTCGATGACGGCGGGCTGCGCCGGACGCGAGCGAGGCACCAGGCCGCGCACGCGCACCAGGACGTTCTCCAGCTTGCCGTCCTTCACCCGGAGGGACTGGTCCGTCAACGGCATGCCGTCACAGGCGGGATCTTCGCTGGGCGCGACGGCGGCCGGCGGAGGCGCCACGCCCTTGAAGGTGACGGCACCCCGGACGGTGCCTCCACCGGTGACGGGCTGGGGGGCGGACTCCGCCACGGGGGCCTCGAGCTTCGCCGTGGCCTTGTCCTGCGCGGGAGACCGGGAAACGGGGGCAGCAGGCGCCTCGTCCTTCTTGCAGGCCGGCAGGGCGGCGAGCCCCACCACCCCCAGCACCGCGACGCCCAGCGTACGCAGCTTCATGTCAACACTCCCTCATGCCGCTGGCCCGTATCGGGTCCTGCACCAGCGGTCAGATGAACCAATGCATTCAGTCGTAACAGAAAAGTAGACCCAGAAGCCACCGCTAGAACCGTCATCCAGGTTATTCCCGGCGGCTGACGCTGAAAGCGGCGAGCCCCAGGAAGACGGTGGCGAAGGCGAGCAGCACCGGCACCTCGAGGCCCGCGCCCGAGGAGGAGGTGCTCACGGCGAGCGAGGCCTCGGCGCCGTAGAGCGCGCGCCGGATGCCCTCCACGGAGAAGCGCATGGGGTTGAAGCGCATGACCCAGGCCAGCAGGGGCCCGGCGCCCTTGAGGGGGAACATGGCACCGGAGAGCACCCACATGGGCAGCAGGACGATGCTCATCACCGCGTGATAGCCGGCGGTGGAGCGCACCCACCAGGCGAGGGCGATCCCCATACCGGTGAGGGCCAGGGCGGACAGCAGCATCACCGACGCCAGCAGCGGCACGTTCAGGGTGGCGGCCTTCACTCCGGCGAGCGGGGCGAAGAGCAGGAAGAGCGAGGCCTGCAGCAGCGCGATGGCCGAGGAGCCCAGCGCCTTGCCCAGCACCACCGCCAGGCGCGAGCCCGGCCCGGCCAGCACCGACTGGAGGAAGCCCTCGCGCCGGTCCTCGATGACGGAGATGGTGGCGAAGATGGCGCTGAAGAGCACCACCATGGTGACGACGCCCGGGAAGGAGAAGCGCTGGTAGTCCATCCCCTGCGCGCCGTCGACGCGGAAGGAGCCGGCGAAGCCCGCGCCGATGACGAACCAGAAGAGGATGGGCTGGGCGAGCGCGCCGACGATCCGGCTGGGCTGGCGGAAGAAGCGCACCACGTCGCGCACGAGCAGCACGCGCACGGTGGCCCACTGCAACGCGAGCGCGCCGGGGGTCCGCTCCTCCTCGCGCGAGGCGCGGGAGTCCACGACAGCCAGGTTTCGCTCGGGCTCGCCGGAGGACTCGGGAGCGGTGGTGGCGTGGGCGTTCATCGACGACGACTCCTACGGGCGGGCTCGGCCGCGGGTTGATCCGTGCCGAGTACGCGGCCGGTGAGCTGGAGGAACACGTCCGCGAGCGTGGGACGGCGCAGGGACACCGAGGCGAGCCGGCCGGCCGGGAAGGCCTCCACCAGCCGGGGCACCAGCGCATGCCCCTGCTCCACTTCCACCTGCACCCGGCCCTCCACCACGCGCGCCTCCAGGCCCAGCCGCGCGCGCAGCTCGGCCGCGAGGGACTCGGGCTCACGCGCCTCGAGCGTCACGATGTCACCGCCCACCCGTGCGGCCAGGGCCGCTGGAGTGTCGGTGGCCACCAGCCGGCCGGAGTCCAGCACGGCGAGCCGGTCGCACATCTCCGCCTCGTCGGCGCGGTGGGTGGTGAGCAGCACGGTGAGGCCCTCGGCGTCGCGCAGAGCCCGCAGGTGTGCCCAGAAGGAGCGGAAGGCGGCCTCGTCGAGCCCCTGGGAGGGCTCGTCCATGAGGACGATGCGCGGCTGGTGCACCAGGGCGCGCGCCAGCTCCAGCCGCCGGCGCATGCCACCGGACCAGGTGGAGACACGCTCGTCGCCGCGCTCCTGGAGGCCGATGAGGCCGAGCATCCGCTCCACGCGCTCGCGGGCCCGTTCGCCCGTCAGCCCGTACAGCCGGGCGCCGAGCATCAGGTTCTCCCGCGCGCTCATCAGGTCATCCAGGCTGCCGCGCTGGAAGATGATGCCCATGCGTCGGCGCAGGGCCGGATCATGGAGCGACAGGGGCTTGCCCTCGAACAGCACGCGCCCGGAGTCCGGGGCGAGCAGGCCGGCGAGCAGCTGGAAGGTGGTGGACTTGCCCGCCCCATTGGGGCCGAGCAGACCGACGATTTCACCGCTGCCCACCGCGAGACTCAGACCGTCGACAGCCACCCGATCCTTGAAACGGCGGGTGAGCCCGTCGAGTTGGAGCAGTGGCGCCGGGGCGCGGCCCGCCGGGGAAGGGACAGCCGTCAGGACCGTGGACATCCTCGAATCAACCGTGTCCCCCGCTGTCGAGCATCAGCGCGGCGAAGAGGCCGGCCAGGTACAGCAGGCTGAACAGGAACGTCTGACGCGCCCAGGTCCTTCCCAGCCGGCGGAAGAGCCCCATGGCGCCCAACCCCAGGAAGGACAGGCCCAACAGCACCGCGGCCGCCAGGTACCAGGCGCCGGCGATGTGCAACTGGAAGGGCAGCAGCGTCATGGGCACCAGGGCCACCAGGTACAGGACGATCTGCAGCCGGCTGGAGTCGTCCCCTCGCTCGATCGGCACGGACTTGAGACCGGCCGCCGCGTACTCGTCCTTGCGGAACAGGGCGATGGCGATGAAGTGGGGGATCTGCCACAGGAAGAGGATGGCGAAGAGGACGTAGCCGCCCGCGTCGATCTGGTCGGTGACGGCCGTCCAGCCCATGAGCGGCGGCAGCGCGCCGGGCACCGCGCCCACCAGCATGGCGGTGGAGGAGCGCGCCTTGAGCGGCGTGTACGCGAGCACGTAGCTGAGCAGCGCCAGCAGGCCCAGCCCCGCGGTGAGCAGGTTGGCGCCCAGCGCGAGCGCCGGCAGGGAGATGGCCGCCAGCCCCAGCCCGAAGGCCAGCGCCACCGACGGCTCCATGCGCCCCGAGGGCAGCGGGCGGTTGCGGGTGCGCGCCATGAAGCGATCGCTGTGCCGCTCCCAGTAGCAGTTGAGCGCGTTGGCGGCGC contains:
- a CDS encoding response regulator transcription factor, whose amino-acid sequence is MATRVLLIDDDTRMYELLAQYLGQNGITVTHAPDGGRGLAALEASTYDAVLLDVMMPGMDGLEVCRRIRAKSTLPVIMLTARGDETDRVVGLELGADDYLAKPFSPRELLARLRAVLRRAQPAAVAEKLESSGVSIDVSAREVRVGGKPVELTGLEFDLLVALVRRAGRVIPRDALLGEAGRGDTVVGERTVDVHISHLRQKLGDEGSRLIKTVRGVGYLFSKEGP
- a CDS encoding HAMP domain-containing sensor histidine kinase, with protein sequence MRRKEWEQRHRHRQERYHGGHHPRWRMSRLGWFIRARLHRRLFLWFGVSIFITGLVVGTVMSLVGGPGWRQEVERVRTFVGNRLAEAWDDPARRDAIVHSVARDLDVDVELRDASGALLVRTGPPCHAHAAFSAQVEREGVRLGTVRACHGHTRARQPWRGPMVLVLAGASLWMASGWLARRLSRPLETLARAAQELGKGKLDTRVQMGRHATGEMSVLADAFNEMAARIERQMADQRELLAAVSHELRTPLAHLRVLVELMRDAGGSDHTADQMEREVVELDALVGELLASSRLDFGQLTPRELDGKDLGARALERTGLPAEALAVEVSDTKLVGDATLLGRALANLLDNARKHGQGVESLSLLERDGQLAFCVDDRGPGLSPGEETRIFEPFYRKDRGGEAREAGSLGLGLALVQRIARAHGGETFAENRPGGGARVGFTLRREGPSPNEAPPASARSPT
- a CDS encoding carboxypeptidase regulatory-like domain-containing protein, whose translation is MKLRTLGVAVLGVVGLAALPACKKDEAPAAPVSRSPAQDKATAKLEAPVAESAPQPVTGGGTVRGAVTFKGVAPPPAAVAPSEDPACDGMPLTDQSLRVKDGKLENVLVRVRGLVPRSRPAQPAVIDQQKCTYTPRVQGVAVGQPILIKNSDGTLHNARALAGTKSIFNVAQPPNGKAVQRPLPADAEVIRLKCDIHPWMSAWVVVNPNPYFATSGADGSFTIEHLPAGTYTLEAWHETLGIRTAEVTVKEGETVSASFEFSAGDAKAIASDVK
- a CDS encoding ABC transporter permease, translating into MNAHATTAPESSGEPERNLAVVDSRASREEERTPGALALQWATVRVLLVRDVVRFFRQPSRIVGALAQPILFWFVIGAGFAGSFRVDGAQGMDYQRFSFPGVVTMVVLFSAIFATISVIEDRREGFLQSVLAGPGSRLAVVLGKALGSSAIALLQASLFLLFAPLAGVKAATLNVPLLASVMLLSALALTGMGIALAWWVRSTAGYHAVMSIVLLPMWVLSGAMFPLKGAGPLLAWVMRFNPMRFSVEGIRRALYGAEASLAVSTSSSGAGLEVPVLLAFATVFLGLAAFSVSRRE
- a CDS encoding ABC transporter ATP-binding protein, which gives rise to MSTVLTAVPSPAGRAPAPLLQLDGLTRRFKDRVAVDGLSLAVGSGEIVGLLGPNGAGKSTTFQLLAGLLAPDSGRVLFEGKPLSLHDPALRRRMGIIFQRGSLDDLMSARENLMLGARLYGLTGERARERVERMLGLIGLQERGDERVSTWSGGMRRRLELARALVHQPRIVLMDEPSQGLDEAAFRSFWAHLRALRDAEGLTVLLTTHRADEAEMCDRLAVLDSGRLVATDTPAALAARVGGDIVTLEAREPESLAAELRARLGLEARVVEGRVQVEVEQGHALVPRLVEAFPAGRLASVSLRRPTLADVFLQLTGRVLGTDQPAAEPARRSRRR
- the cyoE gene encoding heme o synthase, producing the protein MSARAVSESSFASDLLSLTKPRLSGLVLATTAGGMWLAPGELTVSRILVTLLATSGLVGAANALNCYWERHSDRFMARTRNRPLPSGRMEPSVALAFGLGLAAISLPALALGANLLTAGLGLLALLSYVLAYTPLKARSSTAMLVGAVPGALPPLMGWTAVTDQIDAGGYVLFAILFLWQIPHFIAIALFRKDEYAAAGLKSVPIERGDDSSRLQIVLYLVALVPMTLLPFQLHIAGAWYLAAAVLLGLSFLGLGAMGLFRRLGRTWARQTFLFSLLYLAGLFAALMLDSGGHG